The genomic window CATCAAGAACAACAACCCGATACTTTTTGGCATTCTTTGAATGTTCAAGCACGGCTTTTATGTGTGTTTATCGGTGTTTTTGCTATCGCCTTAACTCCTAATGGACAATGGAAAACTTGGGGAATTTATGGGGTTGGAGTATTATTTGTGATCTTGATTAGTCGAGTTTCTTGGCTTACTTTATTATCGAGAGTTATCATTGAATTTTCTTTTGTGGGAGTAGTATTATTGGGTACTCTATTTCGTCCTGAAGGGGATGTTATTTGGTCTTGGTGGATACTACAAATTACCACCACTGGAATCATGGTCTTAGGCAGTGTAACGACTAAGGTAATATTGTCTTTATTGATGTTAAATACCTTAATTCTTACCACAGAAATTCCTGATTTATTTAAAGCATTATTAGCGTTAAAAATGCCCCCTTTATTAGTAGCAA from Crocosphaera subtropica ATCC 51142 includes these protein-coding regions:
- the cbiQ gene encoding cobalt ECF transporter T component CbiQ, whose product is MLLHIHSFVNHQEQQPDTFWHSLNVQARLLCVFIGVFAIALTPNGQWKTWGIYGVGVLFVILISRVSWLTLLSRVIIEFSFVGVVLLGTLFRPEGDVIWSWWILQITTTGIMVLGSVTTKVILSLLMLNTLILTTEIPDLFKALLALKMPPLLVAIMASMYRYIDVLNREFTAMKRAAISRNLMSNGKMIRYVMGNAIGSLFIRSYERGELIYQAMLSRGYQGVPVIPEKICYKNKDIVALIITGIIVVWGQIIYF